GGCCCCCGGCACCGATGGCGTCTCACGGCTGCTGTGTGTCGCCGCCGTGACCCCGCGCAAGGGGCAGCACCGGCTGATCGAGGCCCTCGCCACCGTCAAGGACCTGCCGTGGACCTGCGAATGCGTCGGCGGGCTCGGCCACGATCCCGAGTACGTCGGGCGCCTGCGCGCCCTCATCGAGGAGCACGGCCTCGGCGACCGGCTGCACCTGACCGGACCCCGGTCCGGCGCCGAACTCGACGCGAGCTACGCCTCCGCCGACCTCATGGTCCTCACCTCGTACGCCGAGACGTACGGCATGGCCGTCACCGAGGCGCTCGCCCGGGGCATCCCGGTCCTCGCCACCGACGTCGGCGGCCTGCCGGAGGCGGTCGGCCGCGCGCCCGACGGCGGCGTGCCCGGCATCCTCGTACCGCCGGAGGACCCCGCCGCGCTCGCCGCGGAGCTGCGCGGCTGGTTCGGCGAGGCTGATGTACGGCGCCGGCTCAAGGCCGCCGCACGCGGTCGCCGGGCCGCGCTGGACGGCTGGGCGACCACGGCCCGCAGCCTGGCGGGCGTCCTGGGACGGCTGCGCCACGAGCCCCGGAGGGCGGCATGAGCACGAGTACGACTCCCACGGGGTCCCGGACGCTTACGGCACCGGCGGCGCCCCAGGCCCCCACGGCCGCCTCGGACACGCCCGGGCCCGCGGTCCTGTCCGCGCTGCCCGCGCCCGGCACCGGTGACGTGGAAGTCCCCCGGTACGCCCCGCAGTGGCTGCAGTTGCGCGAGCCCGCCGATGCCGCCGCACGGGCGCACGAACTGCTCGACCCGCTGCGGATCCGGCTCGCGAACCGGTCCGGGCGAGCCACCGATGTCGTGGTGCACGACCTGGGCTGCGGCACCGGGTCCATGGGCCGCTGGCTCGCCCCGCTCCTCGACGGCGCCCAGCACTGGATCCTGCACGACCGGGACCCGTACCTGCTGCACTTCGCCACGGTGGGCGCGCCCCGCGCGGCCGCCGACGGCAGCCGGGTCACGGTCACCACCCAGCGCGGCGACATCGGCCGGCTCACCCCCGACGCCCTGACCGGGGCCTCGCTGGTGACCGCCTCCGCGCTCCTCGACGTCCTCACCGCCGACGAGATCGACACGCTCGCCGCGGCCATAGTCGGCGCGGGCTGCCCGGCCCTGCTGACGCTCTCCGTCGTCGGCCGCGTGGAACTCACGCCCGAGCACCCCATGGACAAGGAGATCGGCGACGCGTTCAACGCCCACCAGCGGCGCGGCGAACTCCTCGGCCCCGACGCGCTGAGCGCGGCCAGCGAGGCCTTCGGCCGGCTGGGCGCGAGCGTAAGGGTGCACCCGAGCCCCTGGCGGCTCGGCGCCGAGCAGGCCGAACTGACCGAGGAGTGGCTGCGCGGCTGGGTCGGCGCGGCCGTGGAACACCGGCCGGAGCTCGCGGACCGTGCGGATACGTATCTGCGCGACCGTCTGGCCGCCTGTGCGGCGGGCGAACTGCGCGCGGTGATCCACCACAGCGACGTACTGGTCCTGCCGCGGCCGACGGGAGAGGCGTGATGACGGCGCGGACGGCCGCCCCGGCCCAGGCCGGGGAGGGGACACGCGGGGCCGCCACCGGTGTGGAGGCCGCGTCCGCCGCGTCCGTCCCGGTGCCGCGGGCGGCCGTCCGCGCCGCGTCCGTCGGGTCGGGCGCCGCCCCGGACACCGAGGAGGCGACCGGGCCCGCCCGTCGCCGTCCCGTCCTGCGCGCCCTGCGCACCCATTTCGGCACGGTCGCCGGAGTCGCCATCCTCGGTGTGCTCCTGTGGCGGCTCGGCACCGGCGTCTTCCTCGACGGACTGCGGCGGATCGACGCCCCGACCCTGCTCGCGGGGCTCGGAATCGGCGTGCTGACCACCGTGTTCAGTGCCTGGCGCTGGTGCCGTGTCGCCGGTGCGCTCGGCATCCGGCTGCCGCTCGGCGCCGCCGTCGCCGACTACTACCGTGCCCTGTTCCTGAACGCGGCCCTGCCCGGCGGCGTGCTCGGCGACGTGCACCGCGCGGTGCGGCACGGGCAGAGCGCCGGTGACATGGGCCGCGCCGTGCGCGCCGTGGTCCTGGAGCGGACCGCCGGCCAGGTGGCCCTTGTGGCCGTCGGTGTGCCGGTCCTGCTCACGCTGCCCTCGCCGGTCCTGCACGAGACCCGCCGCTTCGCCGTCCTGGCGGCACTCGCCACGCTCGGCGCCCTCGCCGTCGTGGCGGCGGTGCGGATGGGACGGGCGCACCGCCCTTCCCGCCGACGCCGCGCGCTCCGCTCCGCGCTCACCGAGGCGCGCACCGCCCTGCTGGCCCGCGGCAGTTGGCCCGCCGTCCTGTCCTCGTCCGTCGTCGTGCTCGCCGGGCATCTGCTGATGTTCCTGGTGGCCGCGCGGGTCGCGGGATCGCAGGCGTCCCCGGTCGCGCTCCTGCCGCTGGCCCTGCTCGCCCTCATCGCCATGGGGCTGCCGCTCAACATCGGCGGCTGGGGTCCCCGGGAGGGCGTCACCGCCTGGGCCTTCGGCGCGGCCGGCCTCGGCGCGGAAACGGGGCTGAGCGTCGCGGTCGTGTACGGCGTCCTCAGCTTCGTCGCGAGCCTGCCCGGGATCCTCGTACTCCTCGCCCGGTGGTACACGGACCTGCGTCGCCCGCGCGCCAGGGCGGACGCGGAGACGGCTGACGGGGACGAGCAGGTTCGCGCCGTGGCGGTGGAGACGGACGGCGGGGGAGAGCGGGTTCGCGCCGTGGCGGTGGAGACGGACGGCGGGGGAGAGCAGGGGCGCTCCGTCAGCGCGACGGCGGCCGATGACGGCGAGCAAGTCCTTGCCGTGGGTATGGAGTCGACCGAGGGAGCTGAGCGAGTTCTCGGTGTGGGCGTGGAGATGGCCGACGGAGGTGAGCGGGTTTGCGTCGTGGACGTGGAGATGGCCGACGGAGGCGAGCAAGTCCTTGCCGTGGGCGTGGAGTCGACCGAGGGAGCTGAGCGAGTTCTCGGTGTGGGCGTGGAGTCGGCCGATGGAGGCGAGCAAGTCCTCGGCTCGGGCGCGGAGATGGGCGGTGGCCGGCATGCTCCCTCCGCGGGGGCGGGAACCGCCGGCGACGAAGAGGCCGCTGCAGCGTCCGTCACCCCCTGCGTACCGGGCCCGGAGCGCACCCCCCACGCGCTCCGTGCCCCCGTTCCGTACGCCCCTTACCCGCGCTCACCTCCCGCGCGGCGCGGACCGGTCCTCACCCGGCGTCAGGACCGGTGCAGGCCCTCGGGACTCGCGGTTTCCGGCCCCGGCCCCGGCCCCGGCCCCGGTACGCCGCCGACGGTCTCGTCCGAGGCGACCAGGGAGAAATACGCCTCGAAGGAGTCGGCGAGCGCCGCCAGCAACTGCTTGCCCTTCTCCGCGGAAGCGAGCGAAGGACGCCCGATGACACCGGACTCCGTATAGGCCGACATACCCAGGGTGAGCAGATGCCTGCGGTCGTCGGCGACGAAATCCGTGGTCTCGTAACCGGGCCCGACCAATTCGGGATGACAGTGCAGAAGAATGGAGGTCTCGATTTCCCCGGCATGCATGTCGCTGAGCAGCGAAGTGCGCACACCGGCCCGCTCCCGGGCCGTTTCCCAGTCCTCCGCGGCCGGGAAAAGCGCCATCCGTACACCACTGCCCGCGGATTCCCGGACAGCATTGCTTTCCTGGACGACATTGCCGAGGACGTAATTCCCGCCGTGACCGTTGACCACCACCAGGGCCTCGACGCCCGAGCGGCGCAGCGATTCGGCGATGTCCCGTACCACCGCATGGAGAGTGACGGAGGAGATGCTCACGGTTCCCGGCCACGCCGCGTGCTCGTGCGAGCAGGAGATCGTCACCGGAGGAAGGAGGTGAACCGGATACGCGGCGGCCACCTCGCGGGCGATCGCGCAGGCCACCAGCGTGTCCGTCGCCAACGGAAGGTACGGCCCGTGCTGTTCGAAGCTGCCCACGGGGAGCACGGCGACCTGACGGTAAGGACCGTCCGCCCGCGCCCTTACGTCCTGCGAGGTGTCCGACGGCAGCACCCCGGCGGTGTGCGCGGCCGGCGCTCCGGAGGCAACCGCATCACCCGTCGGCCGCGTCCCAGCAGTATCCGCGGTTCCCGAATCGCTCATGTTCTCACGGCCTTTCGTGTCGTACCGCCTGCGTTTACCAGATAGGAATTAGATCATGACAGACATTGACGGCGTGCCCGGCGGGAAAGCCCACCCCTCGGGACTCACCCGAGTCGTGAATGCCTCCCCGTCCGGGGTCACCCGGGTCGTGAATGCCCCGCTGCCCACCAAGTACGGCGATTTCCAGGCCGTCGGCTACCTGGACCACGACCGCGGTGACGAACAAGTGGCGCTGGTGTACGGCGACATCGAGGAAGAGGGGATGCTCGTCCGCCTGCATTCCGAGTGCCTGACCGGGGACGCCTTCGGATCCACACACTGCGAGTGCGGTCCCCAACTCTCCACCGCGCTACGGGAGATCGTGTCCGAGGGGCGCGGCATCGTCGTGTACCTCCGGGGCCACGAGGGCCGTGGCATCGGCCTCCTCGGCAAGCTGCGCGCGATGAAGCTCCAGGCGGAGGGACTGGACACGGTGGAGGCGAACCTCGCCCTCGGTCTCCCGGTGGACGCGCGCGACTACGGGGTCGCGGCGGAGATCCTGCGCGACCTCGGCGTACGGTCCGTGCGCCTGCTGTCCAACAACCCGCGCAAGCGGGAGGCGCTGCTGCGGCACGGCATCAAGGTCGACGAGCAGGTGTCACTGCTGATACCGCCGTGCGAGAACAACATCACCTACCTGCGGACCAAGCGGGAGCGGCTCGACCACTACCTGCCGCACCTGGACGCGGTGGTGCACTCCTCGTGAGCGGGTGCGCGGCGGCCGCCCGGCGCCGGCCGCCGCGCCCGCGTCCCATGGTGACGTCGACCCGGTTCCCGGAAACAATCAAGGAATGACCGACGACGTCCTCCACCTGTCCGGCGAGCAGGTCCTTGAGCTGCTGGACACCGACCGGGCGATCCAGTCCCAGCGCGCCGCCTTCACCGCGCTCGGGGAAGGGACCGCCGAACTCCCCGGCAAGATCATGCATCCGAGCCGCTTCGACGACAGCGTCGTCTTCGCCTACGTCGCCCGCCTGTCCCCGGACACCGGGCCCGTCGCCAAGATCGGCAGCGTGAACCCGGGCAACGCGGCCGCCGGGCTGCCGACGATCCACGCGGTGATCAACGCCCTCGACCCGGTGACCGGGCAACTGGTCGCGGTCCTGGACGGCACGGCGATCACCACGCTGCGCACCGCCGCCGCCAGCGCCGTCGCCTTCGACGTCCTCGCCACCGCCGACAGCGCGGAACTCGGCCTCCTGGGCTCCGGCACCCAGGCCCTCGCCCACGCGCGGGCCGTCGCCCGGGTGCGCCCGTTGCGCTCCGTACGCGTCTGGAGCCCGACCCCGGACCGGCGCGAGCGGGCCGCACACCTCCTCGCCACCGAACTCGGTATCCCCGTCAAGGCCGTCGCCACCGCTCAGGAGGCCGTGGCCGGACTCCCCATGGTCGCCGCCTGCACCCTCAGCCGTACGCCCGTCGTCCACGGCGCCTGGCTCGCACCCGGGTGCACGGTCGTCAGCGTCGGATCCTTCGAACCCACGCGCAGCGAGGTCGACGCGGAGGCCGTACGGCGGGCCGCGGCCGTGGTCGTCGACGACCCGGAGACCGCGCGGGAGCACGCGGGGCCGGTCGTGGCCGCGCTACGCGACCGGCTGCTCACCACGGACGACCTGATCCCGCTGGGCGGTGTCCTCACGGGCCGCCGCGAGGCGCGCACGAGCACCGACGACATCGTCCTCTACAACAGCGTCGGCCTCGGCGTCCAGGACGCGGCGGCGGCCTGGGCCGTGATCGACGCGGCCCGTGGAAGGGAGTCCCGCCCATGACCGGGCGCGCGAGCGTCGTCGTCATCGGCGGCGGGGTGATGGGAACGAGCGCCGCCTACCACCTGGCCCGCGCGGGGGTCCCCGACGTCGTCCTGGTCGAGCGCGACGAACTCGCCTCCGGCTCCACCTC
The Streptomyces sp. CGMCC 4.7035 DNA segment above includes these coding regions:
- a CDS encoding class I SAM-dependent methyltransferase — protein: MSTSTTPTGSRTLTAPAAPQAPTAASDTPGPAVLSALPAPGTGDVEVPRYAPQWLQLREPADAAARAHELLDPLRIRLANRSGRATDVVVHDLGCGTGSMGRWLAPLLDGAQHWILHDRDPYLLHFATVGAPRAAADGSRVTVTTQRGDIGRLTPDALTGASLVTASALLDVLTADEIDTLAAAIVGAGCPALLTLSVVGRVELTPEHPMDKEIGDAFNAHQRRGELLGPDALSAASEAFGRLGASVRVHPSPWRLGAEQAELTEEWLRGWVGAAVEHRPELADRADTYLRDRLAACAAGELRAVIHHSDVLVLPRPTGEA
- a CDS encoding creatininase family protein, with the protein product MSDSGTADTAGTRPTGDAVASGAPAAHTAGVLPSDTSQDVRARADGPYRQVAVLPVGSFEQHGPYLPLATDTLVACAIAREVAAAYPVHLLPPVTISCSHEHAAWPGTVSISSVTLHAVVRDIAESLRRSGVEALVVVNGHGGNYVLGNVVQESNAVRESAGSGVRMALFPAAEDWETARERAGVRTSLLSDMHAGEIETSILLHCHPELVGPGYETTDFVADDRRHLLTLGMSAYTESGVIGRPSLASAEKGKQLLAALADSFEAYFSLVASDETVGGVPGPGPGPGPETASPEGLHRS
- the ribA gene encoding GTP cyclohydrolase II, which produces MTDIDGVPGGKAHPSGLTRVVNASPSGVTRVVNAPLPTKYGDFQAVGYLDHDRGDEQVALVYGDIEEEGMLVRLHSECLTGDAFGSTHCECGPQLSTALREIVSEGRGIVVYLRGHEGRGIGLLGKLRAMKLQAEGLDTVEANLALGLPVDARDYGVAAEILRDLGVRSVRLLSNNPRKREALLRHGIKVDEQVSLLIPPCENNITYLRTKRERLDHYLPHLDAVVHSS
- a CDS encoding ornithine cyclodeaminase family protein, producing MTDDVLHLSGEQVLELLDTDRAIQSQRAAFTALGEGTAELPGKIMHPSRFDDSVVFAYVARLSPDTGPVAKIGSVNPGNAAAGLPTIHAVINALDPVTGQLVAVLDGTAITTLRTAAASAVAFDVLATADSAELGLLGSGTQALAHARAVARVRPLRSVRVWSPTPDRRERAAHLLATELGIPVKAVATAQEAVAGLPMVAACTLSRTPVVHGAWLAPGCTVVSVGSFEPTRSEVDAEAVRRAAAVVVDDPETAREHAGPVVAALRDRLLTTDDLIPLGGVLTGRREARTSTDDIVLYNSVGLGVQDAAAAWAVIDAARGRESRP